One Clupea harengus chromosome 11, Ch_v2.0.2, whole genome shotgun sequence DNA window includes the following coding sequences:
- the echdc1 gene encoding ethylmalonyl-CoA decarboxylase, translated as MALSSAGRHILRTTCCTVRRFQCRSKAVYSAVHGFNEEDIRGKLLAFPGGSVDLVKQDSGIAVMTINNPARMNAFSGTMMIELEERVTQLEEWTEGKGLIVQGAAGTFCSGSDLNAVRAISNPQDGMKMCMFMQNTLTRLLRLRLISVAMVEGMALGGGAEFTTSCDFRLMAPDSVIQFVHKHMGLVPGWGGAARLVRIVGSQNALRLLGGAKKVDPEYGTQIGLASGVLNPANGTSALAEAEQWLAQYTKGPAAVIRAVKQVVVSGRELPLEEALRTEKDVFGTVWGGPANLAALASKSKHK; from the exons ATGGCCTTGTCCAGTGCAGGTCGACACATTTTGAGGACCACTTGCTGCACTGTGAGGAGATTCCAGTGCCGGAGTAAAGCTGTATACAGTGCTGTCCATGGATTCAATGAGGAGGATATTCGAGGAAAATTGCTGGCTTTCCCTGGGGGGTCTGTTGATCTCGTCAAGCAGGATTCTGGGATTGCAGTGATGACCATCAACAATCCAGCTCGCATGAATGCTTTTTCAG GAACCATGATGATTGAACTGGAGGAGAGGGTGACACAGCTGGAGGAGTGGACAGAGGGGAAAGGTCTCATCGTCCAGGGGGCTGCTGGAACCTTCTGCTCTGGGTCAGACCTGAATGCTGTCAGGGCTATATCAAACCCACAG GATGGCATGAAGATGTGCATGTTCATGCAGAACACATTGACGAGACTGCTCAG GCTGCGACTCatctctgttgccatggtggaGGGCATGGCgctggggggaggggcagaGTTCACCACCTCCTGTGACTTTAG ATTGATGGCGCCAGACAGTGTGATCCAGTTTGTCCACAAGCACATGGGTCTCGTCCCCGGATGGGGTGGTGCCGCTCGGCTTGTCCGGATTGTAGGCAGCCAGAACGCCCTGAGGCTGCTGGGTGGCGCCAAGAAAGTAGACCCAGAATATGGCACTCAAATCGGCCTGGCCAGTGGTGTCCTGAACCCTGCAAATGGCACCAGTGCTCTGGCAGAAGCAGAGCAATGGCTGGCCCAATACACCAAAGGCCCTGCGGCGGTGATCAGGGCAGTGAAGCAGGTAGTGGTGTCTGGGCGAGAGCTCCCCCTGGAGGAAGCTCTGAGGACTGAGAAAGACGTGTTTGGGACTGTGTGGGGTGGCCCGGCCAACCTTGCAGCTTTGGCCAGCAAGTCTAAACATAAGTGA
- the rnf146 gene encoding E3 ubiquitin-protein ligase rnf146 produces the protein MASCGEVDHSASLLASRKGGSDSLPGSGGSSPSLPVPECAICLQSCVHPVRLPCRHIFCFLCVKGASWQSKRCALCRQEVPEDFLERPTLLSPEELKASAAGKAPGEYAWYYEGRNGWWQYDERTSRELEDAFAKGKKTAEMLIAGFLYVADLENMVQYRRNEHGRRRKMKRDVVDIPKKGVAGLRLDSDAVAQPVAASAATGGRESSADGADTSGVPGTSTAGATAAPVLVPPGRPPTSLGGQPTSPSGHSSSSSDDGLSLDRAFVHLRIGRSPAPERGGVLEGEEDDDEDDDEDETSPSHMSSSHDTAVDESVPESSTEDEEEDEQRPPEEDEEEEEEEDAAASAMVAAWPRQRLHRPRPNPEERSPPGGASSAASGGSSLGSRRPDGQCTVTEV, from the coding sequence ATGGCTAGCTGTGGCGAGGTTGACCACTCGGCGAGCCTGCTGGCCAGCAGAAAGGGCGGCAGTGATTCGTTGCCGGGGTCGGGcggctcctctccctccctgcctgtgCCGGAGTGTGCCATCTGCCTGCAGAGCTGTGTGCACCCGGTGCGCCTGCCCTGCCGCCACATCTTCTGCTTCCTCTGTGTGAAGGGCGCGTCCTGGCAGAGCAAGCGCTGTGCCCTGTGCAGACAGGAGGTGCCAGAAGACTTTCTGGAGCGGCCTACACTGCTGTCACCGGAAGAGCTAAAGGCCTCAGCGGCCGGCAAGGCACCAGGTGAGTATGCCTGGTACTACGAGGGTCGAAATGGATGGTGGCAGTACGACGAGCGCACCAGCCGTGAGTTGGAGGACGCCTTTGCCAAGGGTAAGAAGACAGCAGAGATGCTGATCGCTGGGTTCTTGTATGTGGCTGACCTGGAGAATATGGTGCAGTACCGGCGCAACGAGCACGGCCGTCGCCGTAAGATGAAGCGTGACGTCGTAGACATCCCCAAGAAGGGCGTTGCAGGGCTGAGGTTGGACTCGGACGCTGTGGCACAGCCAGTCGCCGCCTCTGCCGCAACAGGAGGGCGTGAGAGCTCGGCCGACGGAGCAGATACTTCCGGAGTGCCAGGGACCAGCACCGCCGGTGCCACAGCAGCCCCTGTTTTGGTACCCCCTGGCCGACCACCTACCTCCCTTGGTGGCCAGCCCACGAGCCCCTCTGGccactcctcctcatcatcagacGACGGCCTCTCATTAGACAGGGCCTTCGTCCACCTCCGGATTGGCCGTAGCCCGGCTCCAGAGAGAGGCGGTGTcctggagggggaggaagacgatgatgaagacgatgatgaagatgagacCTCTCCCTCCCACATGTCCTCTTCCCATGATACTGCGGTAGATGAGTCCGTACCAGAGAGCAGcactgaggatgaggaggaggatgaacaGAGGCCtcctgaggaggacgaggaggaggaggaggaggaagatgcgGCAGCATCCGCCATGGTTGCGGCTTGGCCAAGGCAGAGACTTCACCGGCCCAGACCGAACCCTGAGGAGCGCTCTCCACCTGGAGGGGCATCATCGGCTGCCAGCGGTGGTAGTAGCTTGGGCTCCCGAAGGCCTGATGGGCAGTGTACAGTGACTGAAGTGTAA
- the rspo3 gene encoding R-spondin-3 — translation MQLQLISFVLILHCMEYINCQQHTSRHRPHKQSMSSGCQSGCLTCSEYNGCLSCKPRLFIFLERNGMKQTGVCLPSCPSGYYGTRSPDRNDCTKCRPECDSCFTSNFCTRCRPGFYLHQGKCLQTCPEGRVPSTAQRECVLECPTDCESCANTDTCTRCAEGFFHLQGKCYDTCPEEYEPSDLLVECIPQVHCEVEEWSEWSPCSRRGKTCGFKRGEETRTRTVLRTPSPHANPCPPTHEKRDCVVKKKKCPGNGKRRPDRRNRNNRRDKENQESRHERKRVREKERKPVTGGEREDSEIRNKTERRRRRGHTRSPISVDGDPGQ, via the exons AGAGCATGAGCTCGGGGTGTCAGAGCGGGTGCCTGACGTGTTCGGAGTACAACGGCTGCCTGTCCTGCAAGCCGCGGCTCTTCATCTTCCTGGAGAGGAACGGCATGAAACAGAccggtgtgtgtctgccctccTGTCCAAGTGGTTACTATGGCACCCGCTCTCCTGACAGAAACGACTGCACTA AATGTCGGCCGGAGTGTGACTCCTGCTTCACCAGTAACTTCTGCACCCGCTGCCGCCCTGGTTTCTATCTGCACCAGGGGAAGTGCCTGCAGACCTGCCCAGAAGGCAGAGTGCCCAGCACTGCCCAGCGGGAGTGTGTACTTG AGTGTCCAACAGACTGCGAAAGCTGTGCCAACACTGACACGTGCACCAGGTGTGCGGAGGGATTCTTCCACCTGCAGGGGAAGTGCTACGACACCTGCCCTGAAGAGTACGAGCCCAGCGACCTGCTTGTGGAGTGCATCCCTCAAG TGCACTGtgaggtggaggagtggagcgAGTGGAGTCCCTGCTCCCGTCGAGGCAAGACCTGCGGCTTCAAGCGGGGTGAGGAGACAAGAACCCGCACGGTCCTGAGGACCCCCTCCCCGCACGCCAACccctgcccccccacacacgagAAGAGGGACTGCGTGGTGAAGAAGAAAAAGTGCCCAG GCAACGGAAAAAGAAGACCAGACAGGAGAAACCGCAACAACCGAAGGGACAAGGAGAACCAGGAGAGCCGTCACGAGAGAAAGCGAgtgagggaaaaggagaggaagccCGTTACAGGTGGAGAACGGGAGGACTCGGAAATCAGGAACAAAACGGAGCGGCGACGTCGGAGGGGCCACACCAGAAGCCCTATCTCTGTGGATGGAGACCCTGGGCAGTAG